The genomic window ATTTTTAAAGTACGCCGTTCCTTATTCCTCTACTCGCTAATAGATCTATTTTTTTAAATCCATATTAAAAAGAATGATTAAATTACAATCCAAAAAATAGATTGGAATACAATCATGTTTTTAAATACTGATAAGACTATTATTCATATGGATCTGGATTGCTTCTTTGTTGCGGTCTCCAGGCTCATGAATCCTGCATTAAATAATAAGCCGGTGCTTATAGGCGGCAGTAGTGGCAGGGGTGTGGTGGCAGCGTGTAGCTATGAGGCACGTAAATACGGTATTCATTCGGCCATGCCTATGAAACTGGCCAGAAGATTATGCCCGGAGGCATTAATTGTGCATGGAGATTATGAGATGTATACTAAAAAGTCAGATGAGGTAACGGAGATTATCCATGAGCAGGTGCCGGTTTATGAGAAATCATCGGTGGATGAATTTTATATAGACATGACGGGCATGGATCGTTTTTTTGGCTGCTATCGCTGGGCGCTGCAACTATGGGAGAAAATTAAGAAAGAGACGGGACTGCCCAGCTCCTTCGGATTGTCAGTTAATAAAACCGTTTCTAAAGTAGCAACGGATGAAGTAAAGCCGAACAATAATAAAAAGGTGGACCGGGGCACTGAAAAGGAATTTTTAGCTCCGATGTCGGTAAATAAAATTCCGATGGTAGGTGAAAAAACATACTATACGTTACGGCAGATGGGCATTGAAAAAATTTATACCCTTCAGCAGATGCCGGTGGAATTGATGAAAGATGTGCTGGGAGAAAACGGTGTTACTATCTGGCAGAAGGCAAATGGCATCGATGATAGTCCCGTAATTCCCTACAGCGAGCGTAAATCTATATCCTCAGAAGAAACCTTTGATCAGGACACTATTGACATAGTGAAGTTAAAATCACTGCTCATCACTATGACGGAGAAGCTGGCCCTGCAGCTGCGGAACGAAAATAAGCTGACCGCATGCGTAACCGTAAAGATCCGCTATTCCAACTTCGATACGCATACCATGCAATGCCAGGTGCCGTACACCAACTGCGA from Chitinophagales bacterium includes these protein-coding regions:
- the dinB gene encoding DNA polymerase IV, coding for MFLNTDKTIIHMDLDCFFVAVSRLMNPALNNKPVLIGGSSGRGVVAACSYEARKYGIHSAMPMKLARRLCPEALIVHGDYEMYTKKSDEVTEIIHEQVPVYEKSSVDEFYIDMTGMDRFFGCYRWALQLWEKIKKETGLPSSFGLSVNKTVSKVATDEVKPNNNKKVDRGTEKEFLAPMSVNKIPMVGEKTYYTLRQMGIEKIYTLQQMPVELMKDVLGENGVTIWQKANGIDDSPVIPYSERKSISSEETFDQDTIDIVKLKSLLITMTEKLALQLRNENKLTACVTVKIRYSNFDTHTMQCQVPYTNCDHHLILRVKELFDKLYNRRMLIRLAGVRFSHLVGGGYQINLWEDSEEMIQLYQAMDKIRKRYGDNAVQRAAGLGFHLRDFNPFNGIRKSVAEGENKKG